Genomic window (Kwoniella botswanensis chromosome 1, complete sequence):
ATCTCCCATTGACTCTCCTGTGAGTCTTGAGGTCTGGTATATCTGAACCTATCGTGTAATCGTGATGGTTGACCAGACCAATATTCGACTTCGCTGCAAGTGTAAGTACAAGGAAGACAGATTACATCAGCGTTTACACCAATCATCGAGCGCACCGTAAGAAGTCAATCAGACTTAGATAGGGGTATGCACTCACAAGGGTACGACTCTCCATCCACCCCAATGCGGCGGACAATCGATCTCCATTGCTTCCCCAAACTCCTTAGTTTTCTCATCGACAATCTGTTGCACCTCCCCTTCCTGGACAATACTACTCTGTGGGGAGGCCCATGCACCCACCTGACTGCCTCTAGGTCTACTCTTGAAGTACTCTTCCGATTCTTCCCTACTCACTTTCTCGACTTTACCCACCACTCTAACCTGACGAGATACCTCTCTCCAGTAAAATGCCAAACTTGCATAAGGGTTATTGGACAGTTCTTGGGATTTACGTGAATTGTAATTCGTAAAGAAAACAaatcctttctcatctacCGTTTTCAGTAAGACGATCCTAGATGATGGTATACCATTTGGTAAAGAGGTAGATAAAGTCATAGCCTCTGGTTCTTTTACGATGGGTTGACCATCCTTGGGATCGAGTGCGGCAGAGAGCCAGCTGTTGAATTGGATTAGAGGATTGGCGTGAAGATTGTCTCGAAGGAGTCGAGGGGTCTTGTATTGATTGTGAGAAGTGAGATGGAGTTTCTCAGgtgctgaggaagatggagtggaagtgttttgattttggtcGGATGGTTGAGGAGCGGGTGTACCGTATAGATGTTGAGTCGACATGCTTTTACCGAAATTGATTGTTCGagtggaatgggatggtttGGTAGTAAGGTTCGATTTGATGTTTCGCAATACGTATGTTCTTGCTGTAGAGGACATATGTCTCACAGGGCTAGCTGCGTTATACTGTATGTTCTACTCGTACGTAAAGATGCTCGAGTCGAGTTCGGATGAGTTCGTATGTTGCAGACATGaggggatgagatgatcggCGATCAACGAACAGACTCATTCAGCgattcttctttcctctttccgACGGAAGGGGAGTAGAGCTAATCTGTCTTGATCTTAAGATAAAAGAAAGGTGCAGTGCAACTCTTGACCTGGAGATCTGATCTTGGGTGGTGCTCTCCTGATATACATGCAGAGAGCTGTCTGGGTCTTCTCATCCCCCACAGACTAGCACGATCATGGGTTCGAGTCTTAGCTCGAACTCGATCATGAACATCAAGCTGTCATGTCGTACTCCATTAGTGCTGGTCGAAATGGGAAAACCTAAAAAATGCCgatgatcatcattatcatgGATTTGACCAATGCATTCCCACTCCTCTCTCCACTCTCCTTTGTCGATATCCGTGCCTTTGAGTGTTGCAAAACAGTCATAAGTCAGAGCTTTCAGACGAACACCTCTGTGCCGCACCCTCGAATACAAAGTCCAGAATCAACAGAAGACTATACCGCAGTTGCTGCCCAACCGCAACCGCAACCTTCGCTTATCACCGCAAATCGGTGGTTTCCAAGTTACATCACCCACTCGCAACTTTAACGTAAACAAATAAATCCATCATCGCATCACACAACCTTGTTCAAAATTAATTCTTTCCTCTCATACATCTCTATATACATTCATCGCATCAACAAACCATACTGATCTGTATTAAGGTAGATAGACGACATATATATCTGATCTATACATACAACATTGCACTTCCTCCTACCCACTGCATTCTGCTTGCTCCACACACGATACCAAACCAACCAAGCCAAGATGAATCTCTCCAATATCCGAGATCACATGTTATCTCAACCTCCGTCattcaggaagaagaaggagtaTCAGCTAGAAGAGCTACTGGGTAGAGGAGGATTCGGAAAGGTCGTGAGAGCTACTTGGACACCTAgggaaggtgagaagaaggaagttgCATTGAAGTGGGTGAAAGTCATCTGTTCGGTATATTTCATAAGAATTTTTGACTGATTATAACACCTCGGACAGGATAATATCCAAAAAGCTAGTGAAGGATAATGAACAAGCCGTAATGGACGAAATCAACGTATTGAAAGGGTTGGATCATCCTAATATCGTACATGTATGGGACCATTTCGAATCGAGGGATAAGTGAGTTATCACCTCACTCATATGGCTCTTTGCTGCTTCGAAGAGTGTGTCACACGACCAAGTCTGACTTGCACTTGACCGTCATAGAATGCTGACATTTCCGTGTTTACACATTCTACAGATTCTACCTCACATTCGAACTGGCAGTTGGAGGAGAGCTGTTCGATAGGATATCTGAACGAGGTAAATTCACAGAGAAAGACGCATTGGAATGTATAAGGTGGGTTTTGTCAACTTTCATCTCTCAACGGaactatcttcttctttatgGTACTCATTATTTGGTGCTAAATGATTCATCGATATATTGGTACATTGATATATCAGACAAATATGCTCAGCAGCGCAATatctccattcccatcagaTCGTCCATCGTGATCTCAAACCAGAGAACATCCTATACAAGACGAAAGACCCAAACTCTCAGATCGTCATTGCGGATTTCGGTATTGCCAAACACCTAGAAGATCCTGAAGAGATGTTGCAAGATGCTGCGGGGAGTTTTGGATATGCTGCGCCGGAGGTGTTGACGGGGAGTGGACATGGGACGAAATGCGATTGTTGGAGTATAGGGTGAGTATTCAGAATGATATCTTCAGAAGGTTtcgaggatgagatgagggatatgATGACATATTGGAGAGAGGTACGATTCACTGGGGTTGATATTGGTAGGGAAATCGTTGGGAATAGAGGGATCTGTAACAGGGATAATCTTTGCAATtataagctgatatcttgatttTCTGTAGGGTCATCGCGTATACTATACTATGTGGATATTCACCTTTCAGAGAGACGGACAAAAACGCTTTACTTCGGGAGATGACAAAAGGCCGGGTAGTGTTCCAcgagaggtattggaagaaAGTCACGCCTACTGGTGAGTTGTATAGACCATAGAAACAACGAAAGAATTGCTAACGTGGTCTGTTTACGGTTCGATAGCCAAAGACTTCATCAAGGCTTTATTGGTTGTAGATCCCAAAAAgaggatatcagctactgAGGCGTTGAAACATCCTGTAGGTATACCCACATATCCAACTGCTGCCTTTAGCTTGAATAGAGCTGATACATCCCTCACGCATAGTGGATGACGGAAGGAGCAGCAGCCGAGAATGATCTTACAGATGCGGTCATACCAGCTCTGAATGCTaagatgaaatggaagaaggcAATAAGGGTGGGCAATTGTATTCCTCCTTCATTCTCACAACTTCCCTACTTGCCAAATCTGCCAGATATTCCCATATTGTGAGCTGCAGGCTGGTTTCTAATATTGGGTGACAGGCCGTTCAAGCTACCAACCGTCTCCGAGCAGGCTCGCGTTCAAACTCCCTCgcaacctcttcatccacttccaccactaaTTCCACTTCGACAGAACAGCAGAATCTCTCAGCATCACCTACCACCCTGGTGCCCACCGTAGTCACGCCACTGTCAATGACGGAGGAAGAACCGATGTCTGATTCGCACGATTACTTTACGGCTGATGAGGAGACGCATCATGAGGTGCAAACTCCCAATAGCGCCAGGGATGATGCTCAACATATCAAGATTGTCAAGATGAACGATGCTGGcgtggaagaagatgaaagtgcGAATACTGGCAATAAAATCGAAAAGAGGGATTATGGTAATCCATCCATAAATCTACAGAAGACTGAAGGATTGAGTGTCGAACAAAAAGAGACAAGACCTGAAGCATCGAGGAAGAGTTCGGTGGAAAATGTAGTAGAGGGAGTTAAAGGGTTGATGAATAAATTGAGACTGTAAGGGGCTTTTGGCTCACAACGAAAGTGACACGTCATGGAATATTGTTTGGATCACCGCATAAAAGGGGAAATTAAGAATTGTCGGTACTGGACTTGGTTGAAGAGAAATCGACTGCATCCTGTTGAGTGGGTGTCTGTCTTACGAGAGGTAACGGATAATCGCTATGTGATTGTTTCTAGAAGGGTAGGAGGGTAGCACATCTGTATTTGTATAACTCTGTCTCTTGTCTCtgtcttgatcttcattttGGTCATCTGTTGTAGGCTGTTCTAGCAATCATATCGTATCTTATACTGTATCATAGCCATTGTTAGACATGCGCCGTAGTGTACATGCACATATACATAGCTATCTGGCCTTCACATCTTAATCTGTACTTACATACTTTGCTCTCCGGATTTGTTGACTGACAATCTGAAACGATCTTCTCGGGAGTCATCTTCGCCTCCTTTCTCAGATGATTGGGTATACCATAAAGTCCTCAAGAGTACTGTCGGATCATTCAAACTCAGCTAGAATAAGAAACACTTCACTCCCCCAGACCGGATATTCGTAGATACTTATATATAGGGCAGTAAATTACATTGATCGATGGTCTAACTCTCAAGAATACCCCTCAGATCCTCAAACACTCTAGCACTCGATCCAATCTTGGTTGTTATATAGTACAATTCAGCTGAGGGATTACTTGTGTATTCTGACGAGTCCCTCGTCCTCGTAATACAGTGAACTGCGAGAAAACCATTCTTGCCTATGAAACATCACTCTACGTTACCATGCCTCTATCCTCATCTAACATAGCAATTGAAGACTTTGATCATGTTGCTGGAAATGGAGATacgatcatctcaatcccTCTTGAGGGTCTCCATTCAACTGGATACAATAATACTCATACTTCCAGTCAAGTTATCACACCTGACACAATCCACTTACCTGGATCCAATTACAGACACGTAGGTCCGAACGAGGGATTGCCCTCTAATTCTCCTTCAAGCTCATTGACAGTTCATGATTCGTctagagaagatgaagagagtaaTATAGGTATCATGCAAGGTTTGACACTTACGGATACACAACCTTTCACTAATCAGGAAGGTGCTTACACCAACACTGACTCATCAAGCACAGATACAGCCCAGAACGTTGAAGCTGGCGTGGATCAGAATACAATTACGGGTACTGCCTCAGAAGACGAAAtcacttccacatccacgTACAGACCCCTGATTCCTTATGTCCGATTCACACAACCCTCATACCTCTCCAACGAGAGATATCCAACATACAACGACAATCGTACATTCGGATGGACCAGTGCGATTTGCGTGAGTGTCATATTGGGTTGTGCGGTGGCTGCGTCTTTCGGATCAGATTATTATTTCCCTACGCAGACATCCACCGACGGTCCTGGACAGGGAGGgcttgaaggtgagggtAATGAGGATTATCATGTAGGTAAGCATGGGAACGATGATTGTCATTCGTTCGAGAAAGATTGTTAATTCAGTTCTTTCAAAGTAGTATTatattggtagatgatgtATGCAAACCATATTGCTATTACATTACTCATACCGCATCTTTTGCTTTCCAGGTGTTTTGCTGAAGTATCGTAATTAAGATGATGCCTTTCAATGATCCAAGTCAATACACATAAATTTAAGATTTTGTATATCAATAGATCTACATCTACAGAATATTTTATTCTTCTCAATTCTACTGAGATCAATCTACACATCACCCACTCTCACTGAGTTAAACATTCTTCAGCCACACTGTCGTTTCTCCCGGTATCTTCCCCTTCGAACCCTCTTCCAACTTGCCGTTCGAACTTAGCAGCACCTCCCCCGTAGGTAATGCCACCTCATCTTTTCCGACATTCACAACCACCTCCCATCCTTCTGATCTCCTAAAATGAAGTACTTGTTCATCACGATTCTCGACCCattcaaattcatcttcaggaCCTAGAAGTTGCTTCCTCAACTTTAAAGCATCCTTGTAGAGGTTCAATGTACTTTCCGGATCGGTTGATTGTATATCTACAGCATAATCTTTCATCCAAGGTggttgaggtagatgagCTGGTTTGTCTGAACCAAAACCGAagtttggagaagatgatgaccaAGGGAGAGGTACTCTACATCCATCTCTGCCTATTTCCTCACCTTTCGTACGATGAAATGCTGGATCTTGTCGTTGTGAAGGTTCGATATCTACCACTTCTTGTAACCCTAATTCTTCACCTCTACGACATTGACAATATAGAAAAAAAATCAATCTGTTAGCTCGTATACTTGTGTGTTACCTAAATGAAGAGATAGCATGTTGAACTGACTGATATATATAGGTTGACCCGGGTAAAGCGAGAATCATTAATATAGCTGCTCTAGCCCTTCTCAGACCGCTTTCGATGTCGAGCTTGGTACTCTTGAAACTATCGGCTAAGAAAGGGTTAAGGGCATTCTTGGCTACTCTGAGGTTCGAGTTGGGTACATCAGGTAAACCGAATCGAGTGGCGTGTCGAATAACCTATCACAAGTATTCTGTAAGTAATCGACATTCATTGAACCCTTGGCTTGAGTGGGCCAAGATTGTGATCGGTACAGTACTCACATCATGATTTGACAATACCCAAGTGGTACTTGATTTATGCCTCTTGGCTTCCGctatcgatcgatcgatacaTTCCCGATACTCTTGAATGTTGAAGTTACAAAGTAACATATCGAATGAAAAGGCTTGTCCTAACCCATCTGAAGAGGCGTATAAACCCTTTTGATCGGGTGCTACCCAAGCTTCTGCTACGGCCCTACAGTACATACGAACAAAAATGTTTTCCGTTAGTATCCATGCCTTTATGTGTCATGTATGTAGAAATAATTGAGTTCGATAGTATAGATGAAAGCAACTCACATTAAAGGTGGATCATAGGTATCAAACAACTTTCTCCAATCTTTATATATCTCATGCACTTCCTCTCTATCTAATAAAGGATGTTTCAAactcccattcccattctgcAATTTCCTCTCTGTCAATTTCTTCAGCTCGTTCCAGTTTAGTAGTGGTTCGGACATATCTTTTGCCAGACCGTGTGCTACGTCTATACGGAATCCCGATACGCCCCTATCACCCCAGAATTTGAGTGTTGCGAGGAAATCCTCTCGGACATCGGCGTTTTCCCAGTTGAAATCGGGTTGGGAGGAATCGTACCAGTGGAAATACCATTGACCGTCTCCCGTTCCGGAGGGGGTCCAGGATGGTCCACCGAATATGGATTGCCAGTCTGTTGGAGGTTCAGATTCATCTGCGCCCAGACCTGTATACCGAATTATCAATTATTATCAGTAAGGTTAGTGAAAGTCACTGCTGATTATTGTATACTACAAAGAGAgtgactcaccatccctaAAGATATATCTATCCCTTTCAGTAGAACCTTTACCAGCTTTCAGAGCATCCTTGAACcactgatgatcatcactcgAATGATTAGGTACGATATCCACTATAACCCTTATACCAGCTTGTTTCAATGCACGactcatctcatcgaatTCTTTTAGGGTACCAATCTTGGGATCGACATTTCGATAATCCGCTACGTCATCTAGATATCACCGTACCATCAATCACGATAGAGAAGAACCATAAGTACGTTTCTATTATCCATCTAATATGTAAGATACTTGTAAGGGAGATGGTAGATCACTCACAaccaccatctttcaatgcCGAAGGGTAAAAAGGACTCAACCAAACTGCGTCCACACCCAGCTCTTTCAAGTATGGGACACGGGATGTGATACCTTGCAAATCACCTATCCCATCTCCATTCAGATCGGCAAATGATCGAGGATAGATTTGATAGACGATAGCTTGTCGCCACCAATCGGCATCTTCCATTCCATTCTGACTTAGCCATACTATTTGACCTCAGATCGGTTGATCGGTTAATCGGTTGAAAcgaaactcacctgataCAGTGAATACCATTGCTGTATCGATATTTCGGTCGTTGAGGTGATGATCACGTACAGATACTGTCGTAGGGTCGCTTCGAGGTATTATATGTATGTACGATGGGTACTCGAATAGATCGATCAGTGGGCGCCAAAGCCCCATGCCCAGATGTTGGGTGGATCTTTCAAGTGGAGGTCATCAGAGTGCTGAATTTAAGCCTGATCCAAAGACTGTATCAGTCGGCGCTAAATCAGATCGAGCGCCTTCGTCCTTAAATCGTATCAGCACATGGATACGTTGTATACTTTATCCTTGGTCCTTTCTTCGTGGGTATCTCGCATAGATCAGATTCAGCAATCAAATTTATAACATGCatgaagagaatgaacaTATATACCTAATCTATCAACAATGATCTTGACTCGATGGAAATCCCCCTGCTTCTCACCCTACGAAGGCCTACTACAATTACtcgctatcatcatcgtctccTGCACCTTGTCTCTCCCTAAAAGATTTCTCAATCTCCGCTCTCCTCTTTTcccttatcttcttctggagTCTTATCCAATTACCTATCGGCGAACTCTCAACGACTTCATTCTCAAGGAACCTATCTATCTCAGCTCGATCTCTAGGTGCGAACGATACATTTCGTCTTTTCTGTTCGATCCACGTCTTGGTAGATTCAAGCTTATCGATCAAAGTCTTAAGTTGAGATACAACTTTGGGTGAACCAGCTTGAGATTTCTTGATATGTCGCTTGAGGGTGATTAAAACAGGTAGGACAATTTCGGGGAAAGCAATATTAAGTGAAATCAACGAATGATATTCTCCTAATAAGAAGACTAATTCTTCTCCTAAACCTTCTTGGAATATTCTAGTTTTGGGATAAGCGGCGGGAGCTCTGATGATGTATTCAAAATCTAATGGTTTGAGAGTTACTTTCTTTGGATTACTTCTCTTGAATTCGGACGAATCGAGGATTTCCAATAAGAAGGGGGCCAGGGGTATGTAGACCCCTGTCTTTTGGATGATTCGCATGAGGGATTGGAGAATGTGGAATCGTAAAGGGAAGTAACGTGACGATGGAAGAAGTCTAATAAGATCGCACCAAAAAACATCAGTCTGGGTAAAGGTGTCGAATTGTATTTATGCCTATGACAAATATCACTTACCGGATAACACCCAGACTGATCTgagtgagagggaagatCAAAGGTTTCAAAGGACTTTCTAATCCGCTATTATCCTTTTGAGTCTGTATACTTGCTGAACCAGCCAAAACCTGACTCCAGAAATCGATACAATGCACGAATTGCCAATTGTATACGTTCTTGAACGCTTCTTGGTTCCCACCTGACCCACCTGACGTACTTGATCGAATGACGTTCCGCAAGTGGACGGCGAGCATACGGATGAAGCCGAATGCATGCTGGTATGATAACGAGGGTGATAGTTGGTATAACTCTGATGCAGTATTTTTCATCAGGTTGAGGGATGGTAGGGTGTGAGGAGTGGTGTTTCGGAGAGGAGGTAAGAGGGATCGATAGATGTTCTGTATTGACAATCCAAGTCCAATGTTAGTGAATTGTGCAAACAGAGTGATCTCGAGACCTTAACTTACCCTCAAACACAAATCTTttacagcatcatcaccaatcacGAACAATTTCCTGACAGCCAAGAAAGCTGCGATTCTGACTTGATCGCTGGCTGAACCCCAAAGTTCTAACAAAACCTTCAAGTAAGCTCTCAGATGTTTTCTGGCGCCCATGATCCAAGGTAACAGTTTTGTAGACTCATTTATAGCTACGAGCAGCAAGGAGcctgcatcttcatcggtAGATCCAGAAGACAGCGATGAAGGAGTGGTGGGAAGGGATTTGATAAGGTGTAAGAGGGTTGAGAAGTGGGATAGGATAAGTCGGTTGAGAGATTGATTAGGTGTTTTGGGTTGTTGAAGCTTACTAAAGACATGAAATGTTGATTAGCGGAATGGAGAGCTGCACGGCAAAAGTATGGTTTGACTCACATCCGACCATTCGCCAAAGTCTTGTAGGGGAAATGATGAGCAACAACCACAGGTGTGTATTTGAGAGCAGTCACGACAAGTTTGTTGAAGACTAGCAGATATGTAAGAATCAGTTCGACTGAGATCTTATCCTTTCTCGTATTCCAGctggactcaccttgagcaCTATCGATCGAATACTTGGTATCCAGACCGCTACCTTGGTCGCCATCGTCTTCGTTCATATGAGCTGCCGCACGGAAGGCCAACAATGTCTTTCGTAAGGATCGAATCGAGTGTTGCTGACATGATAGAGACAATGTCAGCGTGATGTGTATCTAACAAGCCTAGAGCAAGGTGAATCGGTGATGGGGCTGTTGACTTACCTTCAGCATACCTTCTTGCCAACCTCtcaacatctttccattcacactgattttcttcctctcctcctcttcttcttccatatcctcatcctcaacatcttcatcatcactttccatctcctcatcttcatcatcctgcTTAGCTTTACCCTTTGATTTACCGAAGTCCAacaactcttcatcattttcCTTCAAATACTTGAAGAACTCGGGATCATTCTTTTGTAAATCCTTCATAGCTTTTTTCATCGCTTGTTCATCCAACAAATCCTCCTCGCCGTCTTCTCCTTCCgagtcttcatcttcatcttcatcttccgcgTTTAATTCTTCTAATTCGGATTCATCCCCTGCTTCGATGTctaatccacctttaccgaaCAACTCATCTACCGTCTTGGCTACTCCTCCAGCTTTacctcctacacctgcaTCTCCAACTTTCCTAGCTtccctttcatcatcttcatcatcctctccttcgCCTTCCAAGTCGGATTCATTGGCATTTCCACGCTGTTTCTGCCTCTGAGCTTTCCTGTCATCTTGCTTCCTCTTGGATTGTTGCTTTGATCGTCGGTTGGCAATTTGATCTTTTAATTTACCGGACGAAGCGAACTTCTTGAATGCTTTTGATGTTTTGGCCATTGTGATACACTTTGCTCCGGATGCGGATACGGCTTGAGTATCAGTACGGATACAGGCGGTTTGCGTATCAATAACTGTGTGAGTGACACTTTCCTCACACCAATATTCAAGTGATCCAAAAAAATAAAAGCTCAAACAAATCTGCTCGTGGCAAGTGGAGGTCATTTGCGAACCACTTCGGCAGGTAAGTGCCACAGTGACGATATCACCGCAACCCCGACCATGTTCACCGGCCGGTGGAGGTTGACCACCTGGATATCCATGAAACACATGACCACAGCTGAGGAACACACGCTAAAAGCCATCTACATAcgtcctcctcctctgcaCGCCAAGCTAACTCGTCTATAAATACCGTCATTCATCTGGAGGAATCATGCGTACGCCGTCCCCGCCGGCAAATGCTTCACTCGACCCGCGTGCTTACGGGTTCGACTAGCTCTCATATAGTCTAAGTCCGACTTCGGAGGCGTCAATCGCACCTCGTGACGCCTGCTCAAGGCTTGTTCGAAATCAGACTAACAGAAGGAGGGATCGTCATTCTCCCATCATACTGATTGAGTATCGATCAGACATGTTTGGATGGGCATGTCATCTCCGACCTTTGTTTATCTTGGGGAAAATAGGGATCCCGTGGGGGGTTATCAGCTGGAAGATATATGTATTATATATGTATTATCTGATCTATCATGtactcttccttccatcttcaccgaATAACACCTACCACTTACTGTTAGTCGTCGTTGTTCAAAGATGAGACTGACCACCTTAGTCTTCAGCTTGACTACTCCTCTGGTATCTCTTGCGTTACCAGTATCCGAATACGTTCTACATGCTAGAGATGCTGGTCAAAATGTGTCTAGCAATACACCAGTACTAAGTCAGCAAGCCGAATTCTCAGGTGATGTAACTCAATGTACTGGTGAGTTTCCTCGACCGTCCCAGCTTGGCCTTATTCACTTGATCCGTATGTAACTAATGGAAACCGACCACAGGCTACAACGTCGATAACACCACTCCATCGTCCTCAGGTGGTCTTTTGATCTATCTCACACTCACCAATAAATGTTCAGCTTACGGAAATGACATCTCCTACCTTACCGTTTCGGTAGAATACGAAACATCATCTAGATTACATGTCCACATATACGATAATGAcattcatcaatatcaagtCCCTCGATACGTTTTACCTCGTCCTGATGGTACCACTTCGGAAGATAAGAGCGATTTGAAATTTGAGTATAATGATGATCCGTTTGAATTCTGGATAACCCGTAAAGAAGATAATGCGATTCTGTTCGATACGAGATCGAAGAATATCCCGACATA
Coding sequences:
- a CDS encoding pyridoxamine 5'-phosphate oxidase; the encoded protein is MSTQHLYGTPAPQPSDQNQNTSTPSSSAPEKLHLTSHNQYKTPRLLRDNLHANPLIQFNSWLSAALDPKDGQPIVKEPEAMTLSTSLPNGIPSSRIVLLKTVDEKGFVFFTNYNSRKSQELSNNPYASLAFYWREVSRQVRVVGKVEKVSREESEEYFKSRPRGSQVGAWASPQSSIVQEGEVQQIVDEKTKEFGEAMEIDCPPHWGGWRVVPFEVEYWSGQPSRLHDRFRYTRPQDSQESQWEINRLAP